The genomic region CAGAGTGCAATATAAGCCCAGTATTATCTGCTATTTTCCTAAATGACTTTTTAAGCATATTAGTGACCTGTTCAAAATTTGGCCTTTCTGATAATTCATAGCTTATTATTTCTCCATTAAATAGATCAATGACAGGAGACAAGTATAGCTTCTTTCCCTTTACATTGAATTCGGTTATATCAGTTGCCCATTTTTGATTGGGTTGTTCTGCTTTAAAATTCCGTTGTAATATATTAGGTGCTATCTTGCCATGTTCTCCTTTATACGATTTATATTTCTTAACTCTTATTAAACTCTTAAGCCCTAAAACTTTCATTAGTTTCAATACAGTCTTGTGATTAATTACAAAACCTTTATTCCTTATCTCAAGAGTGATACGGCGATAGCCCAGACGACCTTTATGAGAATGATAGATCGATTTAATCAACTCTTTAAGCTCTGTATATTTGTCAATAACAGCGTTTCTCTTTTGATGATAATAATAACTACTCCGTGCCATATTTGCATGATCCAATAAAAGAGATAGATCATGGTTATGCCTTAATTCCTCTATGGTTTGTGCCTTTTGTTTTGCTCGGCTTCTTCTGCTTGAATTAAGGCTTGTAACTTTTTTAAATAGGCTACTTGAGCACGTAAAGATTCATTTTCCAGTAAAAGCTCTTCTTCTCTGGTC from Flavobacterium sp. WV_118_3 harbors:
- a CDS encoding IS3 family transposase, with product MFTCSSSLFKKVTSLNSSRRSRAKQKAQTIEELRHNHDLSLLLDHANMARSSYYYHQKRNAVIDKYTELKELIKSIYHSHKGRLGYRRITLEIRNKGFVINHKTVLKLMKVLGLKSLIRVKKYKSYKGEHGKIAPNILQRNFKAEQPNQKWATDITEFNVKGKKLYLSPVIDLFNGEIISYELSERPNFEQVTNMLKKSFRKIADNTGLILHSDQGWQYQMKQYQRLLKDKGVTQSMSRKGNCLDNAVIENFFGIIKSELFYLQKFKSTEHLKQELKKYISYYNNNRIKLNLNGMSPVKYRAHYCQI